One window of the Niallia circulans genome contains the following:
- the nusB gene encoding transcription antitermination factor NusB: MKRRTAREKALQALFQIDISDIDKETAIEHVLEGEKSDPYLTKLVDGVLNNQVSIDETIKQYLENWTLERIANVDRNILRLATYEMIYGQADDVPVNVAIDEAVEIAKLYGDDQSGRFVNGLLSKIKENQ, encoded by the coding sequence ATGAAGAGAAGAACTGCCAGAGAAAAGGCCTTACAGGCACTATTTCAAATTGATATTAGTGATATAGACAAAGAAACAGCAATAGAGCATGTATTAGAAGGAGAAAAATCTGATCCCTACCTTACAAAATTAGTGGATGGGGTATTAAATAATCAAGTTTCTATTGATGAAACCATAAAGCAATATTTAGAAAATTGGACGTTAGAAAGAATTGCAAATGTAGACCGAAACATTCTACGTCTTGCCACATATGAAATGATTTATGGACAAGCAGATGATGTACCTGTAAATGTTGCGATTGATGAAGCTGTTGAGATTGCCAAACTTTATGGTGATGATCAATCTGGTAGATTTGTTAATGGATTATTATCAAAGATAAAAGAAAATCAGTAA